A stretch of Arachis hypogaea cultivar Tifrunner chromosome 15, arahy.Tifrunner.gnm2.J5K5, whole genome shotgun sequence DNA encodes these proteins:
- the LOC112747633 gene encoding protein PIN-LIKES 7-like — protein sequence MGFLDLLVVASMPVLQVLLISGLGALMATQYFDNLLSPNFRKSLNKVVFLVFTPSLVFSSFAKSVTLEDMISWWFMPVNVGLTFLIGGIIGWILVKLLKPNLKVEGLIIAACSSGNMGNLPLVIVPAICNEGGGPFGEKEICHNNALSYASFSMALGGIFIWTYTYRTIRSRAMKFKALEAADLIIKVPNNGLDSNAETALLKGHNNENVAVEVPPPLSDYVGDFENQNVVDHDHTSVKGKESFWHKMTEFLSELLEELMSPPAIATFVGFIFGAVTWLRNLIIGDNAPFRVIQDSLQLLGNATIPCITLLLGSNLTQGFKSTSVKPLTLFCIIIARLFLLPVIGLFIVKAAANFGFLPVDPLFQYVLVMQYAMPPAMNISTMAQLFDVGNEECSVILLWTYGAAAIALTAWSTFLLWVLA from the exons atgggGTTCTTGGATCTGTTGGTGGTGGCTTCAATGCCAGTTCTTCAGGTTCTACTAATCAGTGGATTAGGAGCACTCATGGCAACTCAGTATTTTGATAATCTTCTTTCTCCAAACTTTAGGAAATCATTGAATAAG GTTGTGTTCCTTGTGTTCACTCCTTCACTTGTGTTTTCCAGTTTTGCCAAGAGTGTTACACTTGAAGATATGATATCATG GTGGTTTATGCCTGTTAATGTTGGACTTACATTCTTAATTGGAGGCATCATAGGATGGATACTTGTGAAATTACTCAAGCCTAATCTCAAAGTAGAAGGCCTTATTATTGCTGCATGTTCATCAG GAAATATGGGAAACCTTCCTCTTGTGATTGTACCTGCTATCTGTAATGAGGGTGGAGGTCCATTTGGTGAAAAGGAAATTTGTCACAACAATGCACTCTCTTATGCATCTTTCTCTATGGCG CTTGGTGGCATATTCATATGGACCTATACTTATAGGACCATAAGAAGCAGAGCAATGAAATTCAAGGCACTTGAGGCTGCTGATCTTATCATAAAGGTACCCAACAATGGTCTTGATTCCAATGCAGAAACTGCTCTTCTCAAGGGACACAACAATGAGAATGTAGCCGTAGAAGTGCCGCCGCCGCTGTCCGATTATGTTGGAGACTTTGAAAATCAAAAT GTTGTAGACCATGATCATACTAGTGTGAAAGGAAAAGAATCATTTTGGCATAAAATGACAGAATTTCTGAGTGAACTTTTGGAAGAACTAATGTCACCTCCAGCAATAGCTACA TTCGTTGGTTTCATCTTTGGTGCTGTTACATGGCTAAGGAACTTAATAATAGGAGACAATGCTCCATTTAGGGTGATCCAAGATTCTCTTCAATTGTTGGG GAATGCGACAATTCCTTGCATCACTCTTTTGCTTGGTAGTAACCTCACTCAAG GGTTTAAATCAACAAGTGTGAAGCCATTGACCTTGTTCTGCATCATCATTGCCAGACTTTTCTTGCTTCCTGTTATTGGTTTGTTCATCGTCAAGGCGGCAGCGAATTTCGGCTTCCTCCCGGTGGATCCTTTGTTCCAGTACGTCCTAGTGATGCAATATGCCATGCCACCAGCAATGAATATCA GTACCATGGCTCAGTTGTTTGATGTAGGAAACGAAGAGTGTTCAGTTATCCTACTGTGGACATATGGTGCTGCAGCCATAGCACTCACAGCTTGGTCAACATTTCTTTTGTGGGTCTTGGCTTAA
- the LOC112747634 gene encoding serine/threonine-protein kinase/endoribonuclease IRE1a-like isoform X1: MKICLFIFHFFVLSILAAQISFSDSHASDLSLLHHHTNRQPATGLIAALDGTLYLLDTDSGRVIWSFSTGSPIYHSYLAPLNSANESGLIECGDDWELILHHNHFGKTRLSESIADYVADTPVMSEDGAVVLGSKRTTVFEVDAKTGRLVRSYTTAAFDDSSAAGWSDDRKNVATDIGTSSSELADPAQLNPPEFLLKIFRTDYLLQSVGPGSGMVLWTMKVAEFKAVLHCQHDEYPSDRVSFEAGGQYAFDSGLRFAMPYACHDRKLKDVYRQRKNFLLEHGNSERLSEGYQEFDMLPTPSSELMLPLQPNKNRVPHGPNSKMMLPGAVLNHLPALPPKINYDNNDHAVMLHRFPMDMAGPGKIHVSKGIEWSTTSALILFIGFILCILIFCFCLKKKRVQKDQNIEAILKSPSSKKKRARKSGRNAIVVDKQDRNSLPAEEDILTNNVDGRKIGKLIVLNKEIAKGSNGTIVLEGIYEGREVAVKRLVQAHHDVASKEIQNLIASDCHPNIVRWYGVEYDNDFVYLALERCICNLDDLIQNYSDISENPVHSKDQGSKIVIKAQVETGKDDVQYLWKASGHPSSLLLKLMRDVISGLAHLHELGIIHRDLKPQNVLITKERSLCAKLSDMGISKRLLEDMSTLGHSVTGCGSSGWQAPEQLVQGRQSRALDLFSLGCVLFFCMTGGRHPFGERLERDVNILKNRKDLFLIESIPEAEDLISRLLNPDPNLRPKAIEVLHHPLFWSSEMRLSFLRDASDRVELEDRETDSDLLRTLESIAPMALGAKWDEKMEPAFITNIGRYRRYKYDSVRDLLRVMRNKLNHYRELPQEIQELVGSVPEGFNDYFASRFPRLLIEVYRVIYEYCKEDQCFQRLREAMEQSHRHG; this comes from the exons ATGAAAATTTGTCTCTTCATCTTCCATTTCTTCGTGTTGTCGATTCTCGCAGCTCAAATATCCTTCTCAGATTCACACGCCTCTGACCTCTCTCTTCTCCACCACCATACCAACCGTCAACCTGCTACGGGCCTCATTGCAGCCCTAGATGGCACTCTCTATCTGCTCGACACTGATTCCGGCAGGGTAATTTGGTCATTCTCCACCGGTTCCCCCATCTACCATTCCTACCTGGCACCTCTCAATTCCGCCAATGAATCTGGACTCATCGAATGCGGTGATGATTGGGAACTCATCCTTCATCACAACCACTTTGGTAAAACG AGGCTCTCGGAATCTATTGCTGATTATGTTGCGGATACGCCTGTTATGTCAGAAGATGGGGCAGTTGTTCTTGGATCCAAAAGAACAACTGTCTTTGAAGTTGATGCTAAAACCGGAAGGCTTGTAAGAAGTTATACCACTGCAGCCTTTGATGATTCGTCCGCCGCCGGCTGGAGTGATGACAGGAAGAATGTGGCTACTGACATTGGTACAAGCAGTAGTGAGCTTGCTGATCCTGCACAGCTTAATCCGCCGGAGTTTTTACTCAAGATATTTAGGACTGATTATCTTTTGCAATCTGTTGGTCCTGGATCTGGAATGGTTTTGTGGACCATGAAAGTAGCTGAATTTAAGGCTGTATTACATTGCCAACATGATGAGTATCCTTCTGACCGGGTGTCATTCGAGGCAGGAGGTCAATATGCTTTCGACAGTGGCTTACGTTTTGCTATGCCGTATGCATGTCATGACAGAAAACTAAAAGATGTCTATCGCCAAAGGAAGAATTTTCTGCTAGAACATGGCAACTCTGAAAGATTATCCGAGGGTTATCAAGAGTTTGATATGCTCCCAACCCCTTCTTCAGAACTGATGCTTCCATTGCAACCTAACAAAAATAGGGTTCCCCATGGTCCTAATAGTAAAATGATGCTTCCTGGGGCCGTGCTAAATCATTTGCCTGCTTTGCCACCAAAAATCAACTATGATAACAATGATCATGCAGTAATGCTCCACCGGTTTCCTATGGATATGGCTGGACCTGGTAAAATTCATGTGAGCAAGGGGATTGAATGGTCAACAACATCAGCTCTTATATTGTTTATAGGATTTATCCTCTGCATTTTGATCTTTTGCTTCTGCCTTAAGAAAAAGAGAGTGCAGAAGGACCAAAACATTGAGGCAATTTTAAAAAGTCCTTCTTCTAAGAAAAAGAGAGCACGTAAGTCTGGAAGGAATGCCATCGTTGTTGACAAACAGGATAGGAATTCATTGCCAGCTGAGGAGGATATACTGACAAATAATGTTGATGGACGGAAGATTGGTAAACTAATTGTACTAAACAAAGAAATTGCTAAGGGTAGCAATGGTACCATTGTTCTGGAGGGGATATATGAAGGTCGGGAAGTTGCTGTCAAACGTCTTGTTCAAGCTCATCATGATGTAGCCAGCAAAGAAATCCAAAACCTTATTGCATCTGATTGCCATCCAAACATTGTTCGATGGTATGGGGTCGAATATGATAATGATTTTGTTTATCTTGCTTTGGAGCGTTGTATATGCAACTTggatgatttgattcaaaattaCTCTGATATATCAGAAAACCCAGTGCATAGCAAGGATCAAGGTTCTAAGATTGTTATAAAGGCTCAGGTGGAGACAGGGAAGGATGACGTGCAATATCTTTGGAAAGCAAGTGGCCATCCATCATCGCTATTACTTAAACTAATGAG GGATGTAATTTCTGGGCTTGCTCATTTGCATGAACTAGGAATAATACACCGGGATTTGAAACCCCAAAATGTTTTGATAACCAAAGAAAGATCACTATGTGCAAAGCTTTCTGATATGGGAATTAGCAAACGCCTTCTTGAAGATATGTCTACGTTGGGTCATAGTGTTACTG GATGTGGGAGTTCAGGGTGGCAGGCACCAGAGCAGCTTGTTCAAGGACGCCAATCACGAGCTTTAGATTTGTTTAGTTTGGGATGTGTCCTATTTTTCTGTATGACTGGGGGAAGACATCCATTTGGAGAGCGCCTTGAGCGCGATGTTAATATTCTAAAAAATCGAAAGGATCTCTTTTTAATAGAGTCCATTCCAGAGGCAGAGGACCTTATCTCTCGTTTATTAAACCCTGATCCGAATTTAAG GCCAAAGGCAATTGAAGTGTTGCACCATCCTCTTTTCTGGAGTTCTGAGATGAGACTTTCATTTCTTCGAGACGCCAGTGATAGGGTGGAACTTGAGGACAGAGAGACTGATTCTGATCTTCTTAGGACATTAGAAAGCATTGCACCAATGGCTTTAGGTGCAAAATGGGACGAAAAGATGGAACCGGCTTTCATTACTAATATTGGTCGTTACAGAAGATATAAATATGACAGTGTTCGAGACTTATTAAGGGTCATGAGAAACAAGCTAAATCATTATAGAGAATTACCTCAAGAAATTCAG GAACTTGTAGGATCTGTTCCAGAAGGATTCAATGACTATTTTGCAAGTCGGTTCCCAAGGCTCTTGATTGAAGTATACAGAGTTATATACGAATATTGCAAGGAAGATCAATGTTTTCAAAG GTTGAGAGAGGCCATGGAACAATCACATCGACATGGTTAA
- the LOC112747634 gene encoding serine/threonine-protein kinase/endoribonuclease IRE1a-like isoform X2: protein MKICLFIFHFFVLSILAAQISFSDSHASDLSLLHHHTNRQPATGLIAALDGTLYLLDTDSGRVIWSFSTGSPIYHSYLAPLNSANESGLIECGDDWELILHHNHFGKTRLSESIADYVADTPVMSEDGAVVLGSKRTTVFEVDAKTGRLVRSYTTAAFDDSSAAGWSDDRKNVATDIGTSSSELADPAQLNPPEFLLKIFRTDYLLQSVGPGSGMVLWTMKVAEFKAVLHCQHDEYPSDRVSFEAGGQYAFDSGLRFAMPYACHDRKLKDVYRQRKNFLLEHGNSERLSEGYQEFDMLPTPSSELMLPLQPNKNRVPHGPNSKMMLPGAVLNHLPALPPKINYDNNDHAVMLHRFPMDMAGPGKIHVSKGIEWSTTSALILFIGFILCILIFCFCLKKKRVQKDQNIEAILKSPSSKKKRARKSGRNAIVVDKQDRNSLPAEEDILTNNVDGRKIGKLIVLNKEIAKGSNGTIVLEGIYEGREVAVKRLVQAHHDVASKEIQNLIASDCHPNIVRWYGVEYDNDFVYLALERCICNLDDLIQNYSDISENPVHSKDQGSKIVIKAQVETGKDDVQYLWKASGHPSSLLLKLMRDVISGLAHLHELGIIHRDLKPQNVLITKERSLCAKLSDMGISKRLLEDMSTLGHSVTGCGSSGWQAPEQLVQGRQSRALDLFSLGCVLFFCMTGGRHPFGERLERDVNILKNRKDLFLIESIPEAEDLISRLLNPDPNLRPKAIEVLHHPLFWSSEMRLSFLRDASDRVELEDRETDSDLLRTLESIAPMALGAKWDEKMEPAFITNIGRYRRYKYDSVRDLLRVMRNKLNHYRELPQEIQELVGSVPEGFNDYFASRFPRLLIEVYRVIYEYCKEDQCFQRYFRDN from the exons ATGAAAATTTGTCTCTTCATCTTCCATTTCTTCGTGTTGTCGATTCTCGCAGCTCAAATATCCTTCTCAGATTCACACGCCTCTGACCTCTCTCTTCTCCACCACCATACCAACCGTCAACCTGCTACGGGCCTCATTGCAGCCCTAGATGGCACTCTCTATCTGCTCGACACTGATTCCGGCAGGGTAATTTGGTCATTCTCCACCGGTTCCCCCATCTACCATTCCTACCTGGCACCTCTCAATTCCGCCAATGAATCTGGACTCATCGAATGCGGTGATGATTGGGAACTCATCCTTCATCACAACCACTTTGGTAAAACG AGGCTCTCGGAATCTATTGCTGATTATGTTGCGGATACGCCTGTTATGTCAGAAGATGGGGCAGTTGTTCTTGGATCCAAAAGAACAACTGTCTTTGAAGTTGATGCTAAAACCGGAAGGCTTGTAAGAAGTTATACCACTGCAGCCTTTGATGATTCGTCCGCCGCCGGCTGGAGTGATGACAGGAAGAATGTGGCTACTGACATTGGTACAAGCAGTAGTGAGCTTGCTGATCCTGCACAGCTTAATCCGCCGGAGTTTTTACTCAAGATATTTAGGACTGATTATCTTTTGCAATCTGTTGGTCCTGGATCTGGAATGGTTTTGTGGACCATGAAAGTAGCTGAATTTAAGGCTGTATTACATTGCCAACATGATGAGTATCCTTCTGACCGGGTGTCATTCGAGGCAGGAGGTCAATATGCTTTCGACAGTGGCTTACGTTTTGCTATGCCGTATGCATGTCATGACAGAAAACTAAAAGATGTCTATCGCCAAAGGAAGAATTTTCTGCTAGAACATGGCAACTCTGAAAGATTATCCGAGGGTTATCAAGAGTTTGATATGCTCCCAACCCCTTCTTCAGAACTGATGCTTCCATTGCAACCTAACAAAAATAGGGTTCCCCATGGTCCTAATAGTAAAATGATGCTTCCTGGGGCCGTGCTAAATCATTTGCCTGCTTTGCCACCAAAAATCAACTATGATAACAATGATCATGCAGTAATGCTCCACCGGTTTCCTATGGATATGGCTGGACCTGGTAAAATTCATGTGAGCAAGGGGATTGAATGGTCAACAACATCAGCTCTTATATTGTTTATAGGATTTATCCTCTGCATTTTGATCTTTTGCTTCTGCCTTAAGAAAAAGAGAGTGCAGAAGGACCAAAACATTGAGGCAATTTTAAAAAGTCCTTCTTCTAAGAAAAAGAGAGCACGTAAGTCTGGAAGGAATGCCATCGTTGTTGACAAACAGGATAGGAATTCATTGCCAGCTGAGGAGGATATACTGACAAATAATGTTGATGGACGGAAGATTGGTAAACTAATTGTACTAAACAAAGAAATTGCTAAGGGTAGCAATGGTACCATTGTTCTGGAGGGGATATATGAAGGTCGGGAAGTTGCTGTCAAACGTCTTGTTCAAGCTCATCATGATGTAGCCAGCAAAGAAATCCAAAACCTTATTGCATCTGATTGCCATCCAAACATTGTTCGATGGTATGGGGTCGAATATGATAATGATTTTGTTTATCTTGCTTTGGAGCGTTGTATATGCAACTTggatgatttgattcaaaattaCTCTGATATATCAGAAAACCCAGTGCATAGCAAGGATCAAGGTTCTAAGATTGTTATAAAGGCTCAGGTGGAGACAGGGAAGGATGACGTGCAATATCTTTGGAAAGCAAGTGGCCATCCATCATCGCTATTACTTAAACTAATGAG GGATGTAATTTCTGGGCTTGCTCATTTGCATGAACTAGGAATAATACACCGGGATTTGAAACCCCAAAATGTTTTGATAACCAAAGAAAGATCACTATGTGCAAAGCTTTCTGATATGGGAATTAGCAAACGCCTTCTTGAAGATATGTCTACGTTGGGTCATAGTGTTACTG GATGTGGGAGTTCAGGGTGGCAGGCACCAGAGCAGCTTGTTCAAGGACGCCAATCACGAGCTTTAGATTTGTTTAGTTTGGGATGTGTCCTATTTTTCTGTATGACTGGGGGAAGACATCCATTTGGAGAGCGCCTTGAGCGCGATGTTAATATTCTAAAAAATCGAAAGGATCTCTTTTTAATAGAGTCCATTCCAGAGGCAGAGGACCTTATCTCTCGTTTATTAAACCCTGATCCGAATTTAAG GCCAAAGGCAATTGAAGTGTTGCACCATCCTCTTTTCTGGAGTTCTGAGATGAGACTTTCATTTCTTCGAGACGCCAGTGATAGGGTGGAACTTGAGGACAGAGAGACTGATTCTGATCTTCTTAGGACATTAGAAAGCATTGCACCAATGGCTTTAGGTGCAAAATGGGACGAAAAGATGGAACCGGCTTTCATTACTAATATTGGTCGTTACAGAAGATATAAATATGACAGTGTTCGAGACTTATTAAGGGTCATGAGAAACAAGCTAAATCATTATAGAGAATTACCTCAAGAAATTCAG GAACTTGTAGGATCTGTTCCAGAAGGATTCAATGACTATTTTGCAAGTCGGTTCCCAAGGCTCTTGATTGAAGTATACAGAGTTATATACGAATATTGCAAGGAAGATCAATGTTTTCAAAGGTATTTTAGAGACAATTAG
- the LOC112747634 gene encoding serine/threonine-protein kinase/endoribonuclease IRE1a-like isoform X3: MSEDGAVVLGSKRTTVFEVDAKTGRLVRSYTTAAFDDSSAAGWSDDRKNVATDIGTSSSELADPAQLNPPEFLLKIFRTDYLLQSVGPGSGMVLWTMKVAEFKAVLHCQHDEYPSDRVSFEAGGQYAFDSGLRFAMPYACHDRKLKDVYRQRKNFLLEHGNSERLSEGYQEFDMLPTPSSELMLPLQPNKNRVPHGPNSKMMLPGAVLNHLPALPPKINYDNNDHAVMLHRFPMDMAGPGKIHVSKGIEWSTTSALILFIGFILCILIFCFCLKKKRVQKDQNIEAILKSPSSKKKRARKSGRNAIVVDKQDRNSLPAEEDILTNNVDGRKIGKLIVLNKEIAKGSNGTIVLEGIYEGREVAVKRLVQAHHDVASKEIQNLIASDCHPNIVRWYGVEYDNDFVYLALERCICNLDDLIQNYSDISENPVHSKDQGSKIVIKAQVETGKDDVQYLWKASGHPSSLLLKLMRDVISGLAHLHELGIIHRDLKPQNVLITKERSLCAKLSDMGISKRLLEDMSTLGHSVTGCGSSGWQAPEQLVQGRQSRALDLFSLGCVLFFCMTGGRHPFGERLERDVNILKNRKDLFLIESIPEAEDLISRLLNPDPNLRPKAIEVLHHPLFWSSEMRLSFLRDASDRVELEDRETDSDLLRTLESIAPMALGAKWDEKMEPAFITNIGRYRRYKYDSVRDLLRVMRNKLNHYRELPQEIQELVGSVPEGFNDYFASRFPRLLIEVYRVIYEYCKEDQCFQRLREAMEQSHRHG, from the exons ATGTCAGAAGATGGGGCAGTTGTTCTTGGATCCAAAAGAACAACTGTCTTTGAAGTTGATGCTAAAACCGGAAGGCTTGTAAGAAGTTATACCACTGCAGCCTTTGATGATTCGTCCGCCGCCGGCTGGAGTGATGACAGGAAGAATGTGGCTACTGACATTGGTACAAGCAGTAGTGAGCTTGCTGATCCTGCACAGCTTAATCCGCCGGAGTTTTTACTCAAGATATTTAGGACTGATTATCTTTTGCAATCTGTTGGTCCTGGATCTGGAATGGTTTTGTGGACCATGAAAGTAGCTGAATTTAAGGCTGTATTACATTGCCAACATGATGAGTATCCTTCTGACCGGGTGTCATTCGAGGCAGGAGGTCAATATGCTTTCGACAGTGGCTTACGTTTTGCTATGCCGTATGCATGTCATGACAGAAAACTAAAAGATGTCTATCGCCAAAGGAAGAATTTTCTGCTAGAACATGGCAACTCTGAAAGATTATCCGAGGGTTATCAAGAGTTTGATATGCTCCCAACCCCTTCTTCAGAACTGATGCTTCCATTGCAACCTAACAAAAATAGGGTTCCCCATGGTCCTAATAGTAAAATGATGCTTCCTGGGGCCGTGCTAAATCATTTGCCTGCTTTGCCACCAAAAATCAACTATGATAACAATGATCATGCAGTAATGCTCCACCGGTTTCCTATGGATATGGCTGGACCTGGTAAAATTCATGTGAGCAAGGGGATTGAATGGTCAACAACATCAGCTCTTATATTGTTTATAGGATTTATCCTCTGCATTTTGATCTTTTGCTTCTGCCTTAAGAAAAAGAGAGTGCAGAAGGACCAAAACATTGAGGCAATTTTAAAAAGTCCTTCTTCTAAGAAAAAGAGAGCACGTAAGTCTGGAAGGAATGCCATCGTTGTTGACAAACAGGATAGGAATTCATTGCCAGCTGAGGAGGATATACTGACAAATAATGTTGATGGACGGAAGATTGGTAAACTAATTGTACTAAACAAAGAAATTGCTAAGGGTAGCAATGGTACCATTGTTCTGGAGGGGATATATGAAGGTCGGGAAGTTGCTGTCAAACGTCTTGTTCAAGCTCATCATGATGTAGCCAGCAAAGAAATCCAAAACCTTATTGCATCTGATTGCCATCCAAACATTGTTCGATGGTATGGGGTCGAATATGATAATGATTTTGTTTATCTTGCTTTGGAGCGTTGTATATGCAACTTggatgatttgattcaaaattaCTCTGATATATCAGAAAACCCAGTGCATAGCAAGGATCAAGGTTCTAAGATTGTTATAAAGGCTCAGGTGGAGACAGGGAAGGATGACGTGCAATATCTTTGGAAAGCAAGTGGCCATCCATCATCGCTATTACTTAAACTAATGAG GGATGTAATTTCTGGGCTTGCTCATTTGCATGAACTAGGAATAATACACCGGGATTTGAAACCCCAAAATGTTTTGATAACCAAAGAAAGATCACTATGTGCAAAGCTTTCTGATATGGGAATTAGCAAACGCCTTCTTGAAGATATGTCTACGTTGGGTCATAGTGTTACTG GATGTGGGAGTTCAGGGTGGCAGGCACCAGAGCAGCTTGTTCAAGGACGCCAATCACGAGCTTTAGATTTGTTTAGTTTGGGATGTGTCCTATTTTTCTGTATGACTGGGGGAAGACATCCATTTGGAGAGCGCCTTGAGCGCGATGTTAATATTCTAAAAAATCGAAAGGATCTCTTTTTAATAGAGTCCATTCCAGAGGCAGAGGACCTTATCTCTCGTTTATTAAACCCTGATCCGAATTTAAG GCCAAAGGCAATTGAAGTGTTGCACCATCCTCTTTTCTGGAGTTCTGAGATGAGACTTTCATTTCTTCGAGACGCCAGTGATAGGGTGGAACTTGAGGACAGAGAGACTGATTCTGATCTTCTTAGGACATTAGAAAGCATTGCACCAATGGCTTTAGGTGCAAAATGGGACGAAAAGATGGAACCGGCTTTCATTACTAATATTGGTCGTTACAGAAGATATAAATATGACAGTGTTCGAGACTTATTAAGGGTCATGAGAAACAAGCTAAATCATTATAGAGAATTACCTCAAGAAATTCAG GAACTTGTAGGATCTGTTCCAGAAGGATTCAATGACTATTTTGCAAGTCGGTTCCCAAGGCTCTTGATTGAAGTATACAGAGTTATATACGAATATTGCAAGGAAGATCAATGTTTTCAAAG GTTGAGAGAGGCCATGGAACAATCACATCGACATGGTTAA